The Blastocatellia bacterium DNA window TCCCACAGCATCACCAGCCGCCCTGGTTCCGCAAACGGCAAAGGCTTGAGCAAAACGCCATTGATGATGCTGAAAATCATGGTGTTGGCGCCGACGCCGAGCGCCAATGTGATGACGGCTACAGCCGTGAAGCCGGGACTCTTCAGCAACATTCGCGCGCCGTAGCGCAGGTCTCGCCACAGGGTTTCCAAACGCCGCCTCCTTAGAGCGGTATTCAATCGGGTGTAGCGCCATCTGTTAGATTGCGCTACATGGATGGCCTTATCTGTGCAACAGCACGGTGACCGCTTTGCCTTCAAAGCTGGAAGCGACCACGTCGGGCTCGCCGTCCTGGTTGATATCCCCGACGGCCAGATAATAAGCGCCGGGGCCGGCGGCAAACGGCGAGCCCGCCGCCGGCGTCAGTCCGCTTTTGCCGTTGAGCAGCACCGTGACACTGTTCTCGGTCGCCAGGACAAGATCATTCTGCTTATCCCGGTTGACATCGGCAACCACGACGGCCCACGCTAAACCACCCAGGTCATAAGGCGACGCGGGCGCGGGCGCAAACTTGCCGCCGCTCCGATTCAGCAGGATGCTCAGAAGATTTTCGCCATGAGTGATGACGATGTCTGTGCGCCCGTCACCATCCAGATCCCCCAGCGTCACGTAGCGCGGCGATTGCGGCAAGGCGGTTTCTCCGCTGCTCTTGAACGCGCCTTTGCCGTCGCCGCGCAGCACCACCATGCGGCCAGGGCCCGTAAGCTCGCCGGCCCCGCCGCTCACGACGACAACATCAAGATGCCCATCACCATCCAGATCACCAAAGGCGAAGGCATAGCGTCCCTCGCCAGCCGGAAAGGTTGCCGTCGGCCCTTGCGAGAAACCGCCACGCCCGTTGCCGATCAGAGTCGCGAAGGCGTTCTGGCGATTGTTGGTTGTGATGATGTCCAGTTGTCCATCTTCGTTAATGTCGGCGAGCTGCAAGCTCTGCCCGGTGAAATCGGCGGATGCGCGGGCAACGAAAGGCGAGCCCGGCGCCGGGCTGAACCTGCCACTGCCATCGCCGAGAAAGATGTCTACGGCAGCGCCTTCGCTGTTCGTGACGCAGAGGTCGAGCCGACCATCGCCGTTGACATCTCCGAGTTTGATGTCTCCCGGGGAATAGGCGAGCGTCATCGGGCTGCCGGCAGCCGCCGCAAAACGCCCGGTCCCGTCGCCGAGATATACCCGCACTTCTCGACGTTGCAAATGCTGGGTCAGCAGGTCGAGCCGGCCATCGCGGTTGATGTCGGCGAGAACGACGCGCCCGGAGCCTTCGCCGACGGTCACCGGCGAGCCAGGGGCCGGGCGAAAGAGCGGGCTTTGTGCGTAGACGTTCATGGCGCAGCCCATAGCGATAGAGGCGATCAGGATTGGAAAACGTTTCATCGACTTCTTCTCCCTACTTGTTGCTCTGTCGAAGAGGATGTGGACCTGAACAGCTTGTCCGTTCACCCATCAGACGGGACTGCTGACGATTTTCTTCCCAGCCCTTCCAAACTGTCCTGCGCCCGCGGCGGTTAATCATTGCGCCGGAATCTGCGATGATCCGCCTTCGATCCAACGGGGAGGAACGATCAAGGAATGAGTGAAGCCATCCGCAAGCGGTTGCGGCGTTACGAGTACATAGACCTGGCGTTAAAGCCGGTGACGGATGACGAGATTGAAACACGCGAGTTGTTCCAATCCGAGGAAGCGCATGCCTACATGGTTCAGGTGCAGCGCCACGAAAAGATGCGGCAAGGCGAAGCGGTCTGATGATCGCGTTCTTTTGCCTGAACGCCTCACCAGCGTGGTTGCGCCACGTCAGCCGTGTGATCGGTTAACAGGTTCGGTATCAACGGCGCGGCAAGCTCGGCGCGCTGGCGCAGGCTGCGGTAATAGATCAACAGCGTCGCGCCGAGCATCACGACGGCAAGCGCCGACCAGCCAAATGCCCAGGCGATGGCCGGGATGATGCCATTGGTCGCTTCCGCCATCAGCCGCGCATCGGTGTGGACGCCGGGATCATAAGCCGAAAGAAACAGCAGCGCCCGCAGATCATAAAGCGCGTTTAGCACACATTGCACGGCGAAAAAGCTCATGACGAAGTGCGTCAGCTTCGGCTTCGCCTTCCACGCCATCAGCAAGCCGCCCGCGCCAAAAATCAGCCCCGTCAGCCACGCGAGTAGATTGCCGCCGAACAATACCGTGATCAGCAGAAGCAGCGCCCCCGTGGCCATCGCCGCGGGGCGCGCATTGCGCGCACGCCTGAGCGTCAGCAACAGCCCTGAGCCATACAGCATCGTCGCCAGATAGCCGGCGCTGGCAACGATCAACGTCCAGCCGCCCGCGACCTGCGTGACGCCATTGCCGTTCCAATCAAGCCCAATCCGCCGTACGCTGCCGGAGGTAATCAGCGCGGCAATCGCATGGCCGGCTTCGTGCACCATCGTGACAAACATTCGGATTGGCCAGGTGATCACGCCGGCAAACGGGATGAACCACAGCGCCAGCGTCAGCAGCGAGGCGAACACCAGCAATCGGAACGACTCTTTGACCTCAAGTCTGTTTTGCATGATTACCTCGTCTTACGCTGCCGTCGCCTGCAAGGTTCGCCCGCCGTCCGCCCGCGTCAGGCTCTGATAAAAAAGCCATCCGGCAATTGGCGGACGGCTTTCAGGCGCGAGTGGCGAATGTAGCCGGCTTCGTTCTTCATCACCACCAGCCAGCCGCCGGGCCTGAGCGCCGCGGCGAAGCGTTCGACCGTCTGGCGGATCGCCAGCGCGTGAAAATAGAGCAACAGGTTATTGCAGATGATCAGGTCGAATGGCTGATGAAGGTGCTGCCAGAACTTCGCGTCATAGACGTTGGCGCGGCGAAAGGCAATCATCCGGCGCAGGTTCGGCTCAACCAGATAGTGCCGCTCGCGCCCCTGCAACTCGCCCTTCGTGAAATAGCGATGGCGCAGGTCTGCATCAATCAAGCGAATGGCCGATTGCGGATAAGAGCCCTGGCTGGCGGCGATGATCGCCGCGCCGCGCAGGTCGGTCGCCATCAAGTGCGGCTTCCAGGTCTCGCTCGCCGGCAGGCTTTCGTTGACAATGATGGCCAGCGAGTAAGCCTCTTCGCCGGTCGAGCAGGCAGCACACCAGAGATCGAGCCGCCGCTCTTTGTGACGCGCCGCCATCAACTCAGGAATGATCCGCTGTTTAATCGCCGCGAACTGTTGCGGCTCGCGGAAAAAGCGGGTCTCACTGTTGCAGAGACTTTCGGCAAGCGCCTGCTGCTCGCCCGCCGAGGTGATCGCCATGCGGCTATAGACCAGGTGATCGAGCCCGAGCCGCGCCGCTTTGCGCTCAATGGCGGCGAGCAGAAAGTCGCGCCCCGCCGCGCCGCCCTGCCAGCCATAACGCGCCGCCAGGACTTGCTCAAGCGGCTTGATGTGCGGATTGCCATTCATAAAAACAGTGACAGGTGACAGGTGACAAGGGATAAGTAAAACTGCGCGTGCCGAGGCTTGCCAGGCAGCGGGGTGACAGCGTCTCGTCACTCGTCACTTGTCACCATCCTCTGGTAGTTGCCCGAACGCCCGCCGGTTTTCGATTCCAGGCGGATGTCTGTAATTTCCATCGCTTTATCCACCGCCTTGCACATATCGTAAAGCGTCAGCGCGGCGACGGCGGCGGCGGTCAGTGCTTCCATCTCGACGCCGGTCTTGCCGTCTGTGCGGGCCGTCGCCGTGATCTTGACGCCGTCGCCGTTGAGGTCAAGTTGCACGTCTGCATGGCTGAGCGGCAGCGGATGGCAGAGCGGGATCAGTTCAGCCGTGCGCTTGGCCGCCATGATGCCTGCGAGCCGGGCGACTTCTAACGGATCGCCTTTCGGCGTGCGATGGTCGCGGATCGCCTGCACGGTGGCCGCGGCCATGCGGACAAAGCCGCTGGCGGTGGCGGTGCGTGCCGTCACTGGCTTATCGCCAACGTCCACCATGCGGGCGCGGCCTTCGTCGTCCATGTGTGTCAGCGTCATAATGCGTTCCCTGTAATGCAAGCGCGCGCGCTTGCGCTACGTCAGGTCCGGGCCGAGCGCGAGGGCTTCGACCATTTCGCCTTCGTTGATCGCGTGGGTCTCTTCGCGAACGATGATCAGGGCATCAGCCTTCATGAAGGCGACGAGATCGGACGAGCCGCCCCACTTCAAAGACTCGACCCGCGCGCCGCCTTCGCGAATGAAGAGGCGGGCCGGCAGATAGCTGCGGCGATTCGAGGCATCCTTGATCGCATGCACAAGCCGAGCAGTGACGGTCGGCAGCAGCGCCTCGCTTGCCCCCTGCAAGCGGCGAATGGCCGGGCGCGCAAAGACATTAAACGTCACAGAGGTCGAGACAGGGTTGCCGGGCAGCCCGAAAAAGTAAGTTTCACCGCGCCGGGCGAAGACCGTCGGCTTGCCGGGGCGAATGCTGACTTGATCGAAGTAGACCTCTGCGCCCATCTCTTTGAGCGCCGCTTTGACCAGATCGTAATCGCCCATCGAAACGCCGCCCGAAGTAATCACCACCTGGCTTGAGTCGGCGGCCCGCGACAAGGCGGCGCAGGTTGCCGGCAGCGAGTCTTCGACGGTGCCGAGGTTTTCGACCAGCGCGCCGGCGCTCTCGGCATAGGCGGCGATGGTATAAGCGTTTGAGTTGCGAATCTGCGCGCCCGTAGGCTTGCGAGTGACGTCAATCAATTCGCTGCCCGTCGAAAGCACCGCGACGCGCGGGCGACGCCCGACACGCAGCCGCGCATAGCCGAAGCTGGCAAGCGCCGCCAGCGTGGCTGCGCCAATGGCGTGCCCGCTCGCCATCACCTGTTCGCCGGCGGCGACTTCGCTGGCGCGGCGGGTAATGAACTGCCCTTCTTTGACCGCTTCGTGGATGATGACGTGGCCGCCTGCCGCCTCTGTGACTTCAACCTTCTGGACGGCGTCAGCGCCGCGGGGCACCGGTGCGCCGGTAAAGATTTTAATCGCTTCGCCGGCCTGCACCTCGCCGCCATAGCTTGCGCCTGCGGCAATTTCGCCGATGACCTTCAAGCGTGCCGGCGGGCGGGCGACGTCTGCTGCGCGCAAGGCGTAACCGTCCATGCGGGCGCGGTCAAATGGCGGCATGTCGAGATCGGCGATGATGGCTTCAGCAAGAATGCGGCGGTGTGCCTGGTCGAGCGCGACCGATTCCGCGCCGAGCGGTTCGACGTGATCGAGGACGATGCTGAGCGCCTCATCAACGGAGATCATAAAGCGTGCGGTATACAGAAAAGTTGAGGGATGAAATTGCGCTGCGAGGGCTGTCGTTCGCGCTCTTTAATCGCCCAGCGACTAACTCACTGGAGTCAGCCAGGATGGCAATACTAATGCAGGAGTGAAGCGCGTGGCAAGCACGGCAGGAATCGGCTCAGGGTCTATTCATTCTTGGGGGAGCAACCGCCAGGACGCTAAGCGCGCCAAGCCCATGCCAATGCCGAGCGGCTTTCTCTTGGTGTTCTTGGCGTCTTGGCGGTTGCTCACCTGTCTCTGAGCAGCCCTCACTCATTTTGACGCGGCGGCCGCGTGATCTCTTGGCCCGGCGTTCTTCACATACTTGTCCATCCAGTTGACCATCTCGGCCAGCGTGTGCAGGACCGATTCGCGCGCCGCGTAGCCGTGCGCTTCGTAAGGCAGGGTCACGTAGCGCACCGTCGCTCCATGACCTTTCAGCGCCATGTAGAACCGCTCGGACTGGATGGGGAAGGTGCCCGAGTTATCGTCCGCCTCGCCGTGAATCAGCAGGATCGGCTCATTAATCTTGTTGGCGTACCAGAACGGCGACATCTTGGCGTAAATCTCCGGCACTTCCCAAAAGGTGCGCTGCTCGCTTTGGAAGCCGAAGGGCGTCAGCGTGCGGTTGTAAGCGCCGCTGCGCGCGATGCCGGCGCGGAACAGGTCCGAGCGCGCCAGGAGATTTGCCGTCATGAAAGCGCCATAGCTGTGGCCGCCAATGCCGATGCGGTCGCGGTCGGCCACGCCCATTTCGACGACCTTGTTGACCGCGGCTTCGGCGCTCGCCACCAACTGTTCGACGTAGGTGTCGTTGGCCGTTTCGCCCGGCCCGACAATCGGCATCGTCGGGTTGTCGAAGATCGCGTACCCTTGCGTCAGCAAGAGCAAGTGTGACGGCCCGCTCACACGGGTGAAGCGATAGGGCGAGCCCGAGACCTGGCTTGCGGTGTCCGTATCGGTGAACTCGCGCGGGTAGGCCCACATCAGCATCGGCAGCCGCTCGCCCGGCTTATAGCCCGCCGGCAGGTAGAGCGTCCCCGACAGCTTGACGCCATCCTTGCGCTGGTAGGTGACGAATTGTTTCGTGACTCCCGCCAGCTGCGGCGCGGGGTCTTTGAAGTCTGTGATGGCGCGCCGACTCCCCGCCGCGAGATCGCGCACGAAGTAATTCGGCGGGTTCCGCGGCGTCTCGTACTCGGTGAGCACCGTCTTCGCGTCGTCGTCGAGCAGCGCGATCACCGACTCGTAGGTCTTCTCCGCCGCACGGAAGAGCCGCTCAGTCTTGAGCGTCTTCAGGTCGAGGCGGTCGAGAAATGGCCGGTCACCCTCGGGCGACGCGCCCTGGCCGATCAGGTAGATGAAATCGCCGCGCTGCAAGATCGCGCCCGTGTTTGTGGCGAAGCCAAAGCCGCCGCGGCTGCCGCCATCGCCCGTGTCGCGACGCACAGGCGAGCCGGGGTTGTTGTAGGCGTCCTGCTGACGGCGCTCCCAGAGCTTGCGCGGCTGGGTGCCGGCTTCGAGAATCCAGGTGCGGACGCGCCGCGTCGCGCGGTCCGTCTCGCTCAGAAAGGCGAGGCCCTTCTCGGTGTAGCTGAGGCCGCCATACCGCCACTCGGTCTTCGCGACTTCAGCGGGCGCGTCCGCAAACGGCGCCGCCAGCGCGACAACGCGGTCGCGGAACGGCACTTGATTCTTCGGGTTGCCTTCGTCGAGCGCCTCGGCCCAGAGGAGGGTCGCGGGCTGGTCGGGCCGCCAGCGGTAAGCGCGCGGGCCTGTCTGTACGCCGTTGACCGGCGTGCCTTCGCTCGATGGCACGTCGGCAATCTTCTTGACGATTTCGCCGCGGCGGCTCCAGATTTCGACCTCTTTGGGGAACCCGTCCATCGGCACCAGCCTGGAGAATGGCCGTTTGAGTCGCGATACCAGAATGTACTCGCCGTCGGGTGACGCCGAGACGTCGTCCAAGATCGCCGGGCGTCCGATCAGCGTCTTGCGTCCCGTGTTACTGTCAATCGTCGCAAGCTGGCTGGTGAAGTAGTATTCGAACAGCTCTTCATCATGGTTGGTTTTGATCAGGTCTTCGTAGGTCGCGGCGGGGGCGGCCTTGCCGTGAGTCTCCTGGACGTTAGGGCCGGACGGCACGGTCGGCTCGACAGGCGCCGGCCCGCGGTCGGCAGGCACCAACTGGCACAGCAGCGTCACGCCATCCTTCAGCCAGTCGCAGGGGTCGCCGGTGGTGGCGTTCAAACGCTCCGCCCCGCTGATCAGCTTCGCCCGCCCGGTCGCCGTGTCAGCGACCCACAGCTCGATGCCGTTCTCTTTTGTGTTCGTGAACGAGAGCCGCCGGCCATTGGGCGAAAAGCTGACGCCGCTGATGTTCGGGTCGGGCGGCACGGTGACTTTGATTTCGGTCCCGTCGGCGACTGATTTCAAAGTGATGCCGGTGACGCCGCCGCCGCGCTGCTGGCGACCGTTGGTTTTCGGGTTGATGCGCATGCCGGCGATGCGGTGGATGGGCTGGGCCAGTTCGGCGATAGTCGGCATGCTGCGGCGGTAGAGCAGCGCAACCGTGCGGCGGTCCGGCGCGATGACGAAGCCGGGGGTCGGCGGCGCGTCGAGAATATCGACGATGACTTTCGGCGGCATCAGGTAGCCAGACGGCGTGGCCGTTTGCTGGCGCGTCTGCCCAAACTGTACGGCGGCGACCGCTAAGACGAGCGCAGCGGCGAAGGTAAGCATTCTTACTCTCATGGTAAACCCTCCTGTTTCTCCACTGGACTCAGGTTGTTTAAGGAGTGCGCATTATATCAGCGAATACGGCCAATATTAAGCATTAAGACGGTATTCCAGTTGAGTTGCTCACATGTGGCGATCCTTCGATTGAGCCGAAGGCCAGCA harbors:
- a CDS encoding VCBS repeat-containing protein, producing the protein MKRFPILIASIAMGCAMNVYAQSPLFRPAPGSPVTVGEGSGRVVLADINRDGRLDLLTQHLQRREVRVYLGDGTGRFAAAAGSPMTLAYSPGDIKLGDVNGDGRLDLCVTNSEGAAVDIFLGDGSGRFSPAPGSPFVARASADFTGQSLQLADINEDGQLDIITTNNRQNAFATLIGNGRGGFSQGPTATFPAGEGRYAFAFGDLDGDGHLDVVVVSGGAGELTGPGRMVVLRGDGKGAFKSSGETALPQSPRYVTLGDLDGDGRTDIVITHGENLLSILLNRSGGKFAPAPASPYDLGGLAWAVVVADVNRDKQNDLVLATENSVTVLLNGKSGLTPAAGSPFAAGPGAYYLAVGDINQDGEPDVVASSFEGKAVTVLLHR
- a CDS encoding M50 family metallopeptidase, whose protein sequence is MQNRLEVKESFRLLVFASLLTLALWFIPFAGVITWPIRMFVTMVHEAGHAIAALITSGSVRRIGLDWNGNGVTQVAGGWTLIVASAGYLATMLYGSGLLLTLRRARNARPAAMATGALLLLITVLFGGNLLAWLTGLIFGAGGLLMAWKAKPKLTHFVMSFFAVQCVLNALYDLRALLFLSAYDPGVHTDARLMAEATNGIIPAIAWAFGWSALAVVMLGATLLIYYRSLRQRAELAAPLIPNLLTDHTADVAQPRW
- a CDS encoding CheR family methyltransferase — translated: MNGNPHIKPLEQVLAARYGWQGGAAGRDFLLAAIERKAARLGLDHLVYSRMAITSAGEQQALAESLCNSETRFFREPQQFAAIKQRIIPELMAARHKERRLDLWCAACSTGEEAYSLAIIVNESLPASETWKPHLMATDLRGAAIIAASQGSYPQSAIRLIDADLRHRYFTKGELQGRERHYLVEPNLRRMIAFRRANVYDAKFWQHLHQPFDLIICNNLLLYFHALAIRQTVERFAAALRPGGWLVVMKNEAGYIRHSRLKAVRQLPDGFFIRA
- the moaC gene encoding cyclic pyranopterin monophosphate synthase MoaC, whose translation is MTLTHMDDEGRARMVDVGDKPVTARTATASGFVRMAAATVQAIRDHRTPKGDPLEVARLAGIMAAKRTAELIPLCHPLPLSHADVQLDLNGDGVKITATARTDGKTGVEMEALTAAAVAALTLYDMCKAVDKAMEITDIRLESKTGGRSGNYQRMVTSDE
- the glp gene encoding gephyrin-like molybdotransferase Glp, whose product is MISVDEALSIVLDHVEPLGAESVALDQAHRRILAEAIIADLDMPPFDRARMDGYALRAADVARPPARLKVIGEIAAGASYGGEVQAGEAIKIFTGAPVPRGADAVQKVEVTEAAGGHVIIHEAVKEGQFITRRASEVAAGEQVMASGHAIGAATLAALASFGYARLRVGRRPRVAVLSTGSELIDVTRKPTGAQIRNSNAYTIAAYAESAGALVENLGTVEDSLPATCAALSRAADSSQVVITSGGVSMGDYDLVKAALKEMGAEVYFDQVSIRPGKPTVFARRGETYFFGLPGNPVSTSVTFNVFARPAIRRLQGASEALLPTVTARLVHAIKDASNRRSYLPARLFIREGGARVESLKWGGSSDLVAFMKADALIIVREETHAINEGEMVEALALGPDLT
- a CDS encoding prolyl oligopeptidase family serine peptidase, translating into MRVRMLTFAAALVLAVAAVQFGQTRQQTATPSGYLMPPKVIVDILDAPPTPGFVIAPDRRTVALLYRRSMPTIAELAQPIHRIAGMRINPKTNGRQQRGGGVTGITLKSVADGTEIKVTVPPDPNISGVSFSPNGRRLSFTNTKENGIELWVADTATGRAKLISGAERLNATTGDPCDWLKDGVTLLCQLVPADRGPAPVEPTVPSGPNVQETHGKAAPAATYEDLIKTNHDEELFEYYFTSQLATIDSNTGRKTLIGRPAILDDVSASPDGEYILVSRLKRPFSRLVPMDGFPKEVEIWSRRGEIVKKIADVPSSEGTPVNGVQTGPRAYRWRPDQPATLLWAEALDEGNPKNQVPFRDRVVALAAPFADAPAEVAKTEWRYGGLSYTEKGLAFLSETDRATRRVRTWILEAGTQPRKLWERRQQDAYNNPGSPVRRDTGDGGSRGGFGFATNTGAILQRGDFIYLIGQGASPEGDRPFLDRLDLKTLKTERLFRAAEKTYESVIALLDDDAKTVLTEYETPRNPPNYFVRDLAAGSRRAITDFKDPAPQLAGVTKQFVTYQRKDGVKLSGTLYLPAGYKPGERLPMLMWAYPREFTDTDTASQVSGSPYRFTRVSGPSHLLLLTQGYAIFDNPTMPIVGPGETANDTYVEQLVASAEAAVNKVVEMGVADRDRIGIGGHSYGAFMTANLLARSDLFRAGIARSGAYNRTLTPFGFQSEQRTFWEVPEIYAKMSPFWYANKINEPILLIHGEADDNSGTFPIQSERFYMALKGHGATVRYVTLPYEAHGYAARESVLHTLAEMVNWMDKYVKNAGPRDHAAAASK